The Niastella koreensis GR20-10 genome includes a window with the following:
- the lptE gene encoding LPS assembly lipoprotein LptE, whose translation MILKNDKANSRLTIDNKQSRFAALISFCRLPIADCRLIFAYCLLPIVLLTTGCYSFKDIGSIPPEVKTFRVNYIENKARYVNPQLSPQLTDKLRQKITSQTRLTGVQGDDAHYDISGTVTGYNVTTSGVSTGQNSSGTTQQQASIQRLTVIVHLNFRNNLDPTKNFEADVSRNFDYGATQSLTQAEAQLNETIIKNMVDEIFNRIFSNW comes from the coding sequence ATGATATTAAAGAATGATAAAGCCAATAGTCGATTGACAATTGACAATAAGCAATCCCGCTTCGCGGCATTAATTTCTTTTTGCCGATTGCCAATTGCCGATTGCCGATTGATTTTTGCTTATTGCCTATTGCCTATTGTATTATTGACAACAGGCTGCTACAGCTTCAAAGACATTGGCTCTATTCCTCCTGAAGTAAAAACCTTCAGGGTAAACTATATTGAAAACAAGGCGCGGTACGTAAATCCGCAACTGAGCCCGCAGTTAACTGATAAACTGCGTCAGAAGATCACCAGCCAAACCCGGTTAACCGGCGTACAGGGCGATGATGCGCATTACGACATCAGTGGTACGGTAACGGGGTATAATGTTACTACCTCAGGGGTTTCAACAGGTCAGAATAGCAGTGGTACTACGCAGCAGCAAGCTTCTATTCAGCGGCTTACTGTTATTGTACATCTCAATTTCAGGAACAACCTGGACCCTACAAAGAATTTTGAAGCCGATGTTTCCCGTAACTTCGACTATGGCGCTACTCAGTCGCTAACGCAGGCTGAGGCTCAATTAAATGAAACCATCATCAAGAACATGGTGGATGAAATTTTCAACCGAATTTTTTCAAACTGGTAA
- a CDS encoding sigma-54 interaction domain-containing protein, translated as MDIQSIKNRFGIIGNSPALNFALQVAAQVSNTDLTVLIAGESGVGKENFSVIIHALSARKHNPFIAVNCGAIPEGTIDSELFGHEKGSFTGAVDARKGYFETVNGGTIFLDEIGEMPLGTQARLLRVLETGEFIRVGSSKVQKTDVRVIAASNKDLLTFTQNGKFREDLYYRLSTVPIRVPSLRDRPEDIPLLFRRFSVDFAERYKTTPVQLDDEAKDVLINYPWPGNVRELKNIAEQISVLASDKLVSANELKRFLPNRDMNRLPVLANAGSNPVSNGHEFANEREILYKLFFDMKKDVTELKKMFVDILQNPGTSVQNQSLLNELKSKELLPAAYVQPVVQGPAQPVMIHHDNDDIHHHEEVDESLNIMDKEKELIEKALKKHKGKRKDAALDLGISERTLYRKLKEYDIKE; from the coding sequence GTGGATATTCAAAGTATCAAAAACAGGTTTGGCATTATCGGCAACTCGCCGGCATTGAACTTTGCCCTGCAGGTAGCTGCACAGGTAAGCAATACCGACCTGACCGTGCTGATAGCCGGGGAAAGCGGTGTAGGTAAAGAAAATTTTTCAGTGATCATTCATGCCTTATCAGCCCGCAAACACAACCCGTTCATTGCAGTAAACTGTGGCGCCATTCCCGAAGGCACCATCGATTCGGAATTGTTTGGCCACGAAAAAGGTTCCTTCACCGGCGCAGTTGATGCCCGCAAAGGTTATTTTGAAACAGTGAACGGTGGTACCATTTTCCTGGACGAAATCGGGGAAATGCCATTAGGTACGCAGGCCCGCCTGCTGCGGGTTTTGGAAACAGGCGAATTCATCCGGGTAGGTTCTTCCAAAGTGCAGAAAACCGATGTGCGGGTTATTGCCGCCTCCAATAAAGATTTGCTCACCTTCACGCAAAATGGTAAGTTCAGGGAAGATCTGTATTACCGGTTAAGCACGGTACCCATCAGGGTGCCATCGTTGCGCGACAGGCCCGAGGACATTCCGCTCCTGTTCAGACGGTTCAGTGTTGATTTTGCAGAGCGCTATAAAACCACGCCGGTGCAGCTGGATGATGAGGCCAAAGATGTGTTAATAAACTATCCCTGGCCCGGTAATGTGCGTGAATTGAAGAATATTGCAGAACAAATTTCCGTGCTGGCTTCCGATAAACTGGTTTCAGCCAATGAGTTAAAACGGTTCCTCCCCAACCGGGACATGAATCGTCTTCCGGTGCTGGCCAATGCGGGCAGCAACCCGGTTAGCAATGGGCATGAATTTGCCAACGAACGCGAAATTTTGTACAAGCTCTTTTTCGATATGAAGAAGGATGTAACCGAGTTGAAGAAGATGTTTGTAGATATTCTGCAGAACCCGGGTACCAGCGTGCAAAATCAGTCGTTATTAAATGAGCTGAAGTCAAAAGAGCTGTTGCCGGCGGCCTATGTGCAGCCTGTGGTTCAGGGCCCGGCCCAGCCGGTAATGATCCATCATGATAACGACGATATTCATCATCATGAAGAAGTGGATGAATCGCTGAACATCATGGACAAGGAAAAAGAACTGATAGAGAAAGCACTTAAAAAACATAAAGGCAAACGGAAAGACGCGGCCCTCGACCTGGGAATCAGTGAAAGAACGCTTTACCGTAAATTGAAAGAGTATGATATTAAAGAATGA